Sequence from the Pseudomonas sp. LS.1a genome:
CTCACTTCTGCACGGTGTTCAGGCGTGAACATCATGACCGCCAGTGCCCCGCCAATGAACAGGATCACCGCCCAGGTCAGGTACGGGAACAGCCACATGCGGAACTTCAGCTCGGTGTTCTCCCGCTCCAGGCGGTGGCGCATGCGCAGCTGCGAAATGGCGATGACCATGTACACCAGCAAGGCAATGGCCCCGGAGCTGGCCAGCAGGAACTCGAACACGCCCTTCGGCGCGAAGTAGTTGAGGATGGCAATGGCCGCGCCGATCAGCGTGCTGCCGAATACCGCAGCGCGCGGTACACCGACCTTGGAGGTCTTGTTGAGCATGGCCGGTGCGTCACCGCGCTTGGCCAGCGAATACATCATCCGCGAGGCAATGTAGATCGACGAGTTCATGCAGCTGGTCACTGCCACCAGCACCACAAGGTCGACCATGAAGGCCGCGTTGGGAATGTTCATGATCTCCAGCGCACGCTGGTAGGAACCCACCACCGCCAGCTGAGGGTCGTTCCACGGCACCACCGAAATGATCACGAAGATCGACAGGATGTAGAAGGTACTGATGCGCCAGATCACCGAGCGAGTGGCCTTGGCGATGTTGCGCGACGGGTCGCTGGATTCGGACGCGGCGATGGTCACCGCTTCGGTGCCGATGAAGCTGAACATCACGGTGATGAACGCACCGACCACGGCCGACCAGCCCTTCGGCGCGAAGCCGCCGTGCTCGGCCATCAAGCCGCTCAGGCCACTGACCTCACGGTTGGGCAGCCAGCCCATCAGCGCGGCGAAACCCAGGCCGATGAAACCGAGAATGGCCGTGACCTTGAGAATGGCGAACCAGAATTCGAACTCACCGTACTTGGCCACGCTGAACAGGTTGGTACCGGCCAGCAGCAGCACCGAAGCCAGGGCGAATATCCAGCTGTCTACCTGCGGGAACCAGGCGTTCAGCACATGCCCGGCGGCCAACGCCTCGATCGGGATCACCAGTACCCAGAACCACCAGTACAGCCAGCCGATGGTGTAGCCAGCCCAGCGGCCGATGGCCTGCTCGGCGTAGGTGGAAAACGATCCGGTGTCCGGGTGTGCCACGGCCATTTCGCCGAGCATGCGCATGACCAGTACCACCAGGGCCCCGGCCACGAAATAGGAAATTACTGTAGCTGGCCCGGCTGCCGCGATGGCGTGGCCAGAGCCGACGAAAAGTCCGGCGCCGATGATGCCGGCGATAGACAGCATCGTTACATGACGTGGCTTGAAACCTTGGGCAAGGTTGCCATCAGATCCCACGGTGTTCATTGATGTTGTTCTCTTTTTGCTGACACAAGGATGGGCGGGCAGGCGTAGGCGAAAATATCTCCTTTGAAATCAAAAAGTCGACACGTTACTCGCGCTCTGTTGTTGATATTTGGCACGCGTCACAGAGCAACGTGTCAGTGCAGGTCGGGCTTCATTTAAGCCTTGCAGGGCTGTGGGTAATTACACGAGAACGCCCCGAAACTGTTTGATCACGACAGGGCATTTCCATTGCCGCCAGCTGTCACCGACGGCATGCCCGATCGCGTCACCGGGCCGTCTGGAGCTTTTGTTTTTCATTCGAGTGTATTGTGCCTGGGCCGCAAAGCAGCCCAGGCCGTTACCAGGTCAGGCAGATCTTGCCGAAATGCCGGTTGCTCTCCTGATAACGGAACGCCTCGACGATCTGCTCCAGCTCGAAATGCTTGTCCACCACCGGCCGCAGGCCGTTGGCATCGATCGCCCGCACCATCGCCTGCTGCTGGGCACGGCTGCCCACCAGCACACCTTGCAGGCGAATCTGCCGCACCAGCGCCTGCACCAGCGGCAACTGCCCGGCCACGCCGGTGAGGATGCCGATCAACGACACATGTCCACCAATGCGCGTGGCAATCATCGATTGCTCCAACGTCGCCGGGCCGCCCACTTCGATCACATGGTCGACGCCGCGGTTGCCGGTCAGCTCGCGCACTTTCTCACCCCAGGCCGGGGTGCTCTTGTAGTTGATCAGATGGTCGGCACCCAGGGCCTTCAGACGCTCCAGCTTGGCGTCGCTGGACGAGGTGGCGATCACCGTCGCACCGGCCAGCTTGGCAAACTGCAAGGCGAAGATCGACACACCGCCGGTGCCCTGCACCAGCACCGTATCGCCGGGCTTGAGGTGGTCGTCGCTCATCAGCGCACGCCAGGCCGTGAGACCGGCCGTGGTCAGCGTGGCAGCTTCAGCGTGGCTGAAGCCCTTGGGCGCCAGGGTGAACGCGGTGGCGCGAGCGGTGACCTGTTCACGGGCGTAACCATCGATACCGTCCCCGGGCACCCTGGCAAAGCCTTCGACATTGGCCTGGCCGTCGAGCCAGTCGGGGAAGAAGGTACTGACCACATTGTCGCCAACCTGGAACTCGGTGACGCCACTCCCCACCGCGACCACTTCGCCAGCGCCATCGGCCATGGGGA
This genomic interval carries:
- a CDS encoding zinc-dependent alcohol dehydrogenase family protein, which translates into the protein MTSKAIYVKPGGGYDKVEVGSSEAPAPQAGEITVRLHASSLNYHDFAVVSGMWGPSERRIPMADGAGEVVAVGSGVTEFQVGDNVVSTFFPDWLDGQANVEGFARVPGDGIDGYAREQVTARATAFTLAPKGFSHAEAATLTTAGLTAWRALMSDDHLKPGDTVLVQGTGGVSIFALQFAKLAGATVIATSSSDAKLERLKALGADHLINYKSTPAWGEKVRELTGNRGVDHVIEVGGPATLEQSMIATRIGGHVSLIGILTGVAGQLPLVQALVRQIRLQGVLVGSRAQQQAMVRAIDANGLRPVVDKHFELEQIVEAFRYQESNRHFGKICLTW
- a CDS encoding amino acid permease; translation: MNTVGSDGNLAQGFKPRHVTMLSIAGIIGAGLFVGSGHAIAAAGPATVISYFVAGALVVLVMRMLGEMAVAHPDTGSFSTYAEQAIGRWAGYTIGWLYWWFWVLVIPIEALAAGHVLNAWFPQVDSWIFALASVLLLAGTNLFSVAKYGEFEFWFAILKVTAILGFIGLGFAALMGWLPNREVSGLSGLMAEHGGFAPKGWSAVVGAFITVMFSFIGTEAVTIAASESSDPSRNIAKATRSVIWRISTFYILSIFVIISVVPWNDPQLAVVGSYQRALEIMNIPNAAFMVDLVVLVAVTSCMNSSIYIASRMMYSLAKRGDAPAMLNKTSKVGVPRAAVFGSTLIGAAIAILNYFAPKGVFEFLLASSGAIALLVYMVIAISQLRMRHRLERENTELKFRMWLFPYLTWAVILFIGGALAVMMFTPEHRAEVSSTLGLAIVISFLGIVTTRGHAQPVAVRSMG